From Flexistipes sp.:
CAATCAGCTCTTCAGTTTTCTGCTCCTCTTTCTCCTTATCCTGAAGGTTTTTCACATCTGCCAGTATTTCTTTCTCATCCAGTCTCGGGTACAACTGTTTTATTTCTCCTAATTTTATGCCCGATTCAAGAGTTCTTGCTTTCTTAAGCTCTTCAAAGTCGGTTTTGTAGATGTCTTTCTCCGTATTAAGCTGCTTTCTCATGTTAACGGATGTTTCCGGTATAAACGGATACAGCATGAGAGAAAGAGCTCTGAGGCCGTCCAGCACACAATAAAGGACTGAGCCTAAACGCCCCTTTTTGTCTTCATCTTTTGCCAGAAACCACGGAGTGGTTGTGTCCACATATCTGTTGAGAAATCCTACCAGCTCCCAGATACTTGAAAGTGCCTTGTTGAAAGCCAGCTCCGAAATCTGTGCATCAATCTTTTCAAAAGTTTCTTTTATTGTATCCGCCAGTTCTTCATCCAAGCTTTCGGGATCCGTATATTCCGGTATTATACCGCCAAAATATCGGTTTACCATCCCCAGTGTTCTGTTCAACAGGTTGCCCAAATCATTTGCCAAATCACTGTTTATCCTATGAATCAGGGCTTTAAATGAAAAGTCGCCGTCCAAACCGAACGGTACTTCTCTAAGGAGAAAATATCTGATTGGATCCACTCCGAATTTATCGGCCAGCCAATAAGGGTCTATTGCATTTCCAAGTGATTTGGACATCTTTTGACCCTCTACAGTCCACCACCCGTGGGCAAACACACTTTTCGGAAGATCAACCCCGATACTTAAGAGCATAGTCGGCCAGTAAACTGTATGAAAACGGAGGATATCTTTGCCAACGATATGATAATCTCCGGGCCAGTATTTATCAAACATTTCACTTCTGTCAGGATATCCGAGAGCTGAAATATAGTTTGTCAGTGCATCTATCCATACGTAGATAACATGTTTTTCATCTCCGGGTACTGGGACACCCCATTTGAATGAAACCCGGCTGACGGATAAATCCTTCAGACCTTCTTTTATGAATGATATAATTTCATTACGCCTTGAGACCGGTTTAATGAAATCGGGATTTTTTTCTATATGCTCCAGCAATTTGTCCTGATATTTCGACATTCTGAAGAAGTAGCTTGGCTCCTTTAGCTTTGTTGTTGGTCTGCGGCAGGAGGGACAGCAGTTTCCGTCAAGCAGCTGTGTTTCTGTCCAGTAGGTTTCACAGGGGGTACAGTACCATCCTTCATATTCACCAAGGTAAATATCGCCGTTTTCTTTCATTTTTGTAAAAACGGCCTGTACCGTTTTCTGGTGATATTCTTCGGTGGTTCTGATAAAGTGATCGTTGGATATATTCAGTTTTTCCCAGAGATTTTTAAACCGTGTTACCACATTATCTGCCAGTTCCTTGGGTGAAAGATTTTTATCCGATGCGGCATGTTCAATCTTTTGACCGTGCTCATCCGTTCCTGTCAGAAAAAATACATCATAACCGGCCAGACGTTTGTACCTGGCGATTGTATCTGCAGCTACTGTTGTATAGGCGTGACCGATATGAGGAACATCATTTACATAATAGATGGGTGTACTGACGTAAAAAGTTTTTTGGTTCATATTTTCCCTCCGGTATCTTCATCTACAATATCTGTTAATTCAACAAAATCTTCCGATTCGGCCTCAATCTCTTCATACAAGTCTTTTTCATACATAAGGCAGCACATAAGCCTGCCGCATACTCCGGAAATTTTACCCGGATTGAGGATAAGATTCTGATCTTTTGCCATTTTTATAGAAATATTGTCAAATTTCCGAAGAAAAGTAGAGCAGCAAAATTCTTTACCACAAATCCCGAAACCTCCAAGGATTTTTGTGGCATCCCTTACTCCCACCTGTCTGAGTTCAATACGGGTTTTAAATTCTCTGGCAAGATCTCTCACCAGCTGTCTGAAGTCAATCCGCCCTTCAGCGGTAAAGTAAAAGGTGAGCCTCGTTCTATCCAGTGTATATTCAGATTTTAATAATTTCATCTGCAGTCCGTGTGAGTTTATCATCTCTTTGCAGATTTCAAAGGTTTTCTGTTCTTCTTTCCGGTTCTCTTCCAGCCTGTTTAAATCTTCCTCAGCAGCTTTTCTGAGTATTTTTTTCATCCCCTGCTCATCGGCCACGCTCATTTCACGAGGGGGTATGATAACCGATGCTATATCCTCACCTTTCTCTGTTTCAATTACAGCAAAATCGCCCCGTTTCAGATCCACACTGTTACTGAGGAAATCATATATTTTTCCGGCTCTTTTAAAAGCCACTCCTGTTGCCTTAACGTTTTTCACTTAAAACCTCTTCTGCCTTAGTTAATAGGTACATCTTTGCCATTTCAGTGTTAATATTGTATTCCAGTCGTTTGATAACCAGTAAAAGCTCATTCATAAAGTTGAGCAAAGTATCGTCATATGTTGTTTTATAGCTTTCCAGTATACTTATGTAAAGGTTAAAAACATAGTTTTTGATTTCATCTCTGTTTTTAAGCTTCATCAGAGAAGTTAGTGTATTTTCAAAGGTCATATCCCGAAAAGTCTCCATTGATTCTGCATTCTGTTCCATCAGATAAACAGCCGTTTCCACCGAACCTGACGCCACCTGCGATATACTGTTTGCTTTTGCGGCTTCATACCCCTTTTGGGTCAAAATATAAGCTAATTCTTCACTTTTAAGACGGCCGAATTTTACTTCTATACACCTTGATTTTATTGTGGGCAGTAATGATGCCTCTTTATGAGTCACAAGGATGAATACAGTTGTAGGGGAAGGTTCTTCAAGTGTTTTGAGAAAACTGTTGGCTGCATCGCGTGTCATAAGATGAGCATTGTTTATGATAAAGAACTTATATTTTCCGAAATACGGAGAAATATGTGCATCGGCAGCAAAATCGCGCACCCGGTCAATCTTTATCGTATCATCGTCTACAACTCTGATGTCCGGATTATTTCCCTGTCTGGCAAGTGTGCACGAGCTGCATTCACAGTCTTCAAATGCTTTTTCCTCTAAACATAGTGCTGAGCGGGCGAGTTCTTCAGCGAAAAGCTTCTTGCCTATTCCGTTTTTACCGCTGAAAATGTAAGAGTTGAGCAGACTTTTGTTTTTGATAATATTTGTAAATATATCCTTTTCTCTCGAATGTCCTGTAATCAAAACCGCACCTTTTGTTTAGTTTTAAAGTATTTTATAGACCTGGCGCATAATATCTTTACTTACATCGTTAAATGATCTGTTTCCGTCTATTGTTACTGTATTTTTGTGGTTGTCTGCATACCAAAGGAAACCTTCGCGCACACGCTCAAAAAATTCCACGGGCATTTGCTCAAACTTGCCCTCCTGGTGCATACGAAAATCCCTTTCCAGCCTTTTCCTGGCTCTTGCAACGGCTGTGTCAATATCAACATCAATTATAATACTCAGATCAGGCATTCTGTTAATTGTACGGGCGGTTAAGTATTCCAGTATCCCGCCGTCCAATCTTCTGCCGAAAATCTGGTAAGCGTATGTGGACATAAGAAACCTGTCACAAATTACAATATTTTCTCTCTCAGTTTCAGGTATTACAACTTTGTCCTGGTGTTCTCTTCGGTCTGCACAATATACCAAAAGCTCCGTTATCGGGTCCAGATCGTATTCACTCGATATAAGTAAATCTCTGAATATTTTGCCGGCTTTTGTACCTCCGGGCTCTTTTGTGAGTATAATTTCTCTCTGTTCATCACTATCCGGTTTTTTAAGAGCTTTTTCCTTCAAATCTGCAGCCAGTTTCCGGGCTTGACTGGATTTGCCGCATCCGTCTATACCGTCAATTGTAATAAAAAGTCCTTTACGATTCTGCACAGTCGGTTTTATCCCCCTGTAGTTTGGATATTGCGTGTTCTATCGTGCTGATTAATACATTAAAATTTTCAACAGCTCCTTTTGGGCTGCCGGGGAGATTAATTATAAGGGAATTTTTTCTGCATCCGCATACAGCTCTTGAAATCAAAGCATGCGGGGTTTTTTTAAAACTTTCCATGCGCATGGCTTCTTCAAAGCCCGGCAGGCGTTTTTCTATAACTTCGAGAGTGGCTTCCGGGGCTATGTCTCTTGGTGAAAGGCCGGTGGAGCCGTTTGTTAATATAAGGTCAAATTCCTGTGTGTTGCAGAAGTCTTCCAGATGGCTTTTCAACTGACTTTCTTCATCGGCTATCAGAGTTTTGCGAATAAAAGACGTTTCAAAATTCTGCCTCAATAAATGTTCAAGTGCCGGCGCGGTTTCATCAATGCGTTCACCTTTGCTACCCTTGTCGCTTAATGTGATAATACCCACAGATAAGCCTTTTTTTGGCAAAACGGATATTTGATCATTTACCTGTAGAGTCCCTGAGGACAAAACTTCCGCAAATATACCTTCTCTCGGCATAATGCAGTCTCCGGCCTGAAAGTAAATGGCGCATCTGTTATGACAGATTTTTCCTTTTTGTGAGATGACGAATCTTACCTTTCCGGATTCCAATATGCTTCCAACAGGCAGCTTGCATAAATCGATACCTTCCGTTGTTATATTTTCAGCAAAATCGCCGCTTTTTACGTCAAGGCCGAGGTTTTTCATTTTTTCTATACTTTCAACCGCCAGAAAACTGACCTGTCTGTGCCACCCTCCGGCATGTACATCACCCTGTATCCCATGATTTTTTAGTATTTCCACAGAATCAACATTTTCTTTTCTTACACCTTTTTCGCTGCTTACAGACAAACTGTATATTTTTCCCATTTTAAGCCTCATCATAATTTTATGGCATTCATTCTTTTTTGTTTCGGGAGTATATTTAAGTTAGAAAATAATGGGCTGAATGTCAACTGTAGTCGATACTGACTTTTCTGTTATGTAAAGTCAGTCGGTTTTCAACAAAGAGCCGGACTGCTTCCGGATAAATTTTATGCTCTTCTTTCAAAATTCTTTCCGAGAGATCGTTTACGGTATCGTTTTTCTTTATTTCAACAGCTTTTTGGAGAATTATGGGGCCGTGATCCAATTCTTTGTCCACAAAATGAACAGTGCAGCCGGAAATCTTAACCCCGTAGTCCAATGCCTGTTTTTGTGCGTTTAGTCCGGGGAAAGAGGGCAAAAGGGAAGGGTGGATATTCATAATCCTGTTTTTAAATGTATCTACAAATTTTGCCGAAAGGAGCTTCATGTAACCGGCCAGGCATACCAGATCTGTTTTCCTGGATTTCAGGATATCGATAATTTCTGTATCATAGGCCGTTCTACTGCCATATTCTGAAGGATTTACAAAATAAGAGTTTAAACCCCTGTCTTTGGCAAACTGCAAACCGGGGGCCTCAGCTTTATTACTGACAACGGTCGTTATCCTTGCATCTGTTATATAACCGGCTTCAATTGAGCTGTATATAGCCTTGAAATTGCTGCCCCGGCCGCTCAAAAGAACTGCAATATTTTTCAAAAGTCCACTCCGCTGATCCGGACTTCTTTGTTAGCCGTGATTCTTCCTATTTCATATGCGCTTATTAGATTCTTTTTCAGAAATTGTTTGAAACTCTCATAATCAGCATAATCAACTACCATAACCATGCCTATACCCATATTAAAAACCCTGTACAGCTCTCTCTCTTCACCGCTGTATAGATTTTTGATAAATTCATAACACTGCATCTGAGGTATTTTATCTCTGTATATGTCGGCCCCTGTTCCCGGTGGAAGAATTCTCGGGATGTTTTCGTAGAATCCGCCGCCGGTTATATGGGCCATTCCTTTGATATTTATTCCGGAATTTAACATTTCCATCACATCTTTTACATATATTTTAGTGGGTTCAAGGAGCATTTCACCGACACTTGTTCCCTTTACAAATTCATCCTCAAATGTATATCCTGACTCTTTTAGCAATTTTCTTAAAAGGGAAAAGCCGTTGCTGTGGAATCCGGTTGAAGGCAGTCCGAAGACTATATCTGATTCTTTTATACCTGATCCGTCAATAATTTTTTCTTTATCCACAATTCCCACAGCAAAGCCTGCAAGATCAAAATCTTTATCACTGTACATGCCGGGCATTTCAGCCGTTTCTCCGCCGAGAAGAGCTACATCTGCCTCTCTGCAGCCTGCGGCGATACCTTTAACAACTTCAGACATATTTTCTATGTTCAGCTTTGAGGTGGCCAAATAGTCCAAAAAAAACAGGGGCTTGGCCCCCGGTACTATCAAATCATTAACACACATCGCCACAAGGTCTATACCGACAGTATCGAACTTCCCCGTTTCAATTGCAACTTTCAGCTTTGTTCCGACTCCATCTGTGCTGGAACATAGCAAAGGATTTTTAATTTTACCAACTGTTTCGGCTATATCGTAAAATCCAGCAAAGCCACCTATATTGCCGGGGACATTTGCATTTAAAGTGCTTTTTACGAAAGGTTTTATTTTATTTACAAAATCGTTTCCGGCGTCAATATCCACTCCGGAAGATTTATAATCCATATTACTGATTTTCCTGCCCGCCTTTTTTCAACCGTTCAATCTCTTCCAGAATAAGCTTTTCAGATAGATCGGGAACAACCTCCCATATTACCTTTTCAAGATTTTCCCTTAACGACTCTTTTATCACATCCTTTAGAAAATCTTCTCCAAGAGCCTCTTTTACTGCATCTTTTATCACTGCTTTATCCAAATCACCTTTGTAATCGTCCATGACACTCTTCAAAGCATCAATAAATGCTTCTTTGTTAAAGTCAGCATACCTCTTTTCGGTTGATTCCGCCGTTTCTTTTATTTGCTCTGGACTGCTTTCCGGTTCATAGGTTTCTTCCTCCGGTGATAACTCTTCAGGCTGTAATAAAGGTTCCTCCTGAATCTCTTCCTCTTCGGTTTCCGAGGTTTCCTCAACAATATCATCCAGTGCTGAGCTTAATTCTTCTTCTTTTTCAATTTCTCCACTCATTTCTATTGAAGATGTCTCTTCTGTGGGCTCCTGATCTGCTTCCTCATTTTCCAGATCATCGAAAATATCCTCAAAGGATTCCTCACCCAGCCCTTCACCGAACTCTTCCTTCTGTTCTTCATCCGGCTGTTCTGCTTTGGCATCTTCATTTATTTCCATAGAAGATGTTTCTTCTTTGGATTCCTGCTCTTCTTCTTTTTCCAGGTCATCGAAGATATCCTCAAAGGATTCATCTTTTACTTCTTTATCAAACTCTGGCTTAGGCTCTTCCGTTTGCTCTTCTGTTTGTATATCTTCGAAGATGTCCTTTTTTTCATCTTCCGTTTCCAAAAAGGACTCTTCCTCCGGTTGGCCTGTCTCGAATTCTGTATCGAAGGTTTCGGTTAAATCTTCCTCTTCTTTTTGTTCCTCTGTACTGGAATTTGCAAATGATTCCGCAGTAACGGAGAGTTCTTCTTTCTGTTCCTCTGTTTCAGTATCAGAGTATTCTTTTTTATCTTCGGTTTCAGGCTTTTCTTCCTGCTCTTCTGGCTGGGAAGGCTCTTGGGCGTATTCGTTGAGTTTTTCCTCAAGAGAGCTTGAGTTAAAAGGCTTTACAAGAAATCCGTCAGCACCTAAACGCTCGACTTCGGCTTCCCCAATCTTGTCGAAAGCGCCCACCAATAGTAATATTTTAGCCTCAGGCGTTGCATTTTTGATTTTAGCGATAAAGTCTGATGTTTTTACATTTTCCAGTTTATTGTCAAGGAGAATTATATCGGGGTGAAAGTCTCTCAGCTTGCTTTCTGCATCTTCAGCTGAAAAAACCTTGCTCACTTCGAACTGTGTACTGTCTATGGAAAGATCGATAACCCTGTGGATCGTTATGCTGTCGTCAATTAGTAATATTTTGCTGTTCATGGTCAACCCCTATAATTTTTTCTACATCTATCAAATAGCAGGTTTCATTGTTCTCAGATTTTACAGCTCCTAATATGGGTTTTACCATAAATAATTCTTTTTCAAAAGGAATTATTTTATCAGCATTTTCAATTGATTCGACCTTTTCCACATGCAGGGCAACAATATTCTCTTCATGCTCTACAAAGATTATATCACCATTTTCCGTTTTTTCATCAAAGAAAAGCGAACCAAAATTAACTACCCTGAAATCATCAAGTTCGCCCTTTATTTCCTTATAACGGGATATGTGCAAAACATTTTTTATATCAACAAGAAATTTATAATCTTTGTCTCTAAACGTTAGCCCTTTCAATCATTACTCCCTTGACTTTATTCATAATGGATTGTTCGCGTATAGGTTTTATTATAAACTCATTAGCACCGAGCTCCATTGCTTTCATCCTGTGTTTTTCTGTTGCCCGTGATGTTAATACGAAAATATGTGTCAGGTTATCCCCCTTAATTGTCCTTATATGCTCTATAAGCTCATAACCGTTCATAGAAGGCATTTCTAAATCTGTAATTACCAAATCGTAACGTTTGGTTTCGAGCTTTCTCAGCGCATCCACACCGTCCACGGCTTCGTCAACATAGTATTCGTCAGAAAGCAGCTTCTTCAGATATTTTCTAACACTGATTGAGTCATCAACAACGAGGATGCTGTTGGAGATATAATTGATTCCTTTTGTTTTTTTCTCAGATCCTGTGTCCCTTTTATAGGTAATGGTACCGCTTTTTGCTTCCATAAGTTTTATTGTATCGATGATAAATCTTACTTCACCCTGGGGACCTATATTTGCCCCTGCAAAGTAAGACAGGCCGCTGAGAAATCTGCCCATTTTTTTCGTAACGGCGGTTTCCCTGCCAATGAGCTCATCAACGGTTAATACATAACTTTTTCGGGGGCCGTCCACAAGTATTCCGATGTTTCCCTCTTTGAAACTTGCCTGCGATGTCTGCTTAATAAGTGTCCCCAGATCATGAATTTCATAGATGTCACCGCGTACTTCATAGAAAAAGTGGTTTCCTATTTTCCTGATTTCATCCGGATGAATCTCAAACGTTTCATGAACACCTATGATAGGGATTGAAAACAACTGTTTATTTTCCCTCAGAACAAGATAATCCGCTATTAAAAGTGTAATAGGGACGTTTAGTATAAATGTGGTGCCTTTACCTTTTTCACTGTTTACATAGATCGAACCGCCCAGGGATTCAATTTTCTTCTTTACGGCATCAAGCCCCACACCTCTGCCTGATACATCACCGGCACCTGCTTTTGTGGAGAAGCCGGGGTGGAATATTAAATCCATTACTTTATCGGCTCTCATATTATCTGCATCATATCTGGCCAGAATCCCCAATTCAACAGCTTTGTCTTTCAGCTTCGCCGGGTCTATACCTTCACCGTCGTCTGATATTTCAAAGACAATTATGTTACTTTCTCTGCTTGCACTCAGGTTAATGATGCCTTCTTCGTTTTTTCCGTATTTTTTCCTTGTTTTCCTGTCTTCAATACCGTGGGATACAGCATTGCGGATAATATGGATAATTACCTCATTTAGTGCGTCAATTAGGGATTTGTCAAGCTCAATACTTTCACCTGATAAGTTAATATTCACCAGCTTGTTTTCAGAGATTGAAGCTGTTCTTACCGTTCTGAGTGCTATATTAAAAAGCCTGTCCACGGGGACCATTCTGATATCTGTAAGATTTCTCTGGAGAGAATCCGTAATTTTTCCGATATAATCTGTTTCCTCCGTAAAGTAAGTGAAATTAGTGAGAATATCGTTGATGATTGTTACAATATCATTACCGATTTCAGCAAGTCTTCTGGAAAAAATGTTAAAGTCATCATATCTGTCAAACTCTGTTTCACTGAAATCGGCAAATGTTGAGTCTTCAACAGGCATTTCCCGGAGATTTTCCATAGAGTATGCATATTTTTCCTCAAACTCTTTGATGATATTCATAAGCCTGTTTTTGGTATACTCAAGGTCTACACCGAGATTCTTAAGAGCATGCACCCTGTCTGTCTGTCTGTTTTTGTTGGTAATCAGTTCTCCGACAAGATTCAGCAGGTTATCCAGTCTCTCCAGGCGAATCCGAATAAATTCATCGGAGTATGAGGTGTCTAAGGTTTTGTTGTACTTTTCATCAGCATTTTCGAGTATCGCTTTTCTGGTTGCCGATTCCACCCTTTGGGTTTTTTCCTCTGCCAGCTCGGTTTGTTCTGAGGTTTCGTACGCCTCTTCCCCGGCCGAACTTTCATCTGTTTGTTCCTTAGACTCTTGCTGTTTTTGTTCGGACGTTATGTTTTCTTCCAGTATTTTTTCAAAATCTTCCGTTTCCTGTTCGTTGAGATCCCTTTTGTTTTTGTTAATAAGACCATTAAATTTTTCAACAAAATCCAGGAGAAAAGTTACAAGTTTTTCCTCCGGAGTAATGTTTCCCTTTCTTAACTGATCCAGGGTATCTTCCAATGAGTGTGCAATATGAGCAACGTTCTTGAAGCCAACCATTGCTGCCGAGCCCTTTATCGTATGGGCACTTCTGAAAAGTTCATCGATTACAGACCAGTTCCCCGGATCCCGTTCGAGTACGAGGAGGCCATTTTGTATGGCCTCAAAGTGCTCAGCACTCTCCATCAGAAAGAAGTCTACCAGTTCTTTTTTATTTATTTTCGCCATAATTACACTTTAAATTTATTAACAGCCTCTTTGAACATATCCGCAAGCTGAGACAGTGTCGAGACTGTCATATTGGTCTTTTTAACGTCTTCAGCTGTTGTTTCGGAAATTTCTCTGACTTTTTCTATCCCTGCGGCAACTTCTTCAGCTTCATTGTACTGTTTTTCAATATCTGTATAGATGCTGTTGATTGAGTTTTTGGCATTATCCAAAGATTCATTAATTGTTTTCAGGGACTCCCCGGTATTTTCAGCCATATCCGAACTCTTTTCAACATTTACTGTACTTTCTTCAACGAGCTTAACCGTGTCGGCTGTTTCAGTCTGTATCCCTTTAATCAGATCGGCAATCTCTTTTGTAGCTGTATTACTTCTTTCGGCGAGTTTTCTGATTTCATCGGCAACAACAGCAAAACCGTGTCCGTATTCTCCAGCTCTTGCCGCCTCAATGGCTGCGTTAAGAGCCAAAAGGTTTGTCTGGTTTGAAATATCGCTAATCACATCGGTGATTTCACCGATTTCCATTGATCTTTCCCCGAGAGTTTTCACCTTTTTACTGGCCAGCTGTGAGTATCTTCTAACGCTGAACATGGACTCAATCGTTTCATCAATAACCGACTTACCTTCTCTGGCCATATTTGCTGCATTTTCTGTGACATTAACGGTATCCTGAGCTTTGTCGGCAATTTCTTTACTCAGTGCTCTGAATAGCTGCATCTTTTCATCAATGGACTCAAGTTCATTAATCTGAGTTGTTGCACCCTCACTGGTCTTTTCCGCCGACTGCAGAAGTTCCTCAGTAGCATCGACAATCGAATCACCGGCATTTTTAATGTCCTCAATGAGTTCTTTCATGCTACCGGTCATCATATTAAAGGCATCCGCAACAGAACCGAGTTCATCCGCAGTAACTTCAGCCTCTACTGTTAAGTCACCCTCGGCCGCATCCGAAACTGTATCCATCAGTCCGACAATCTGCCTCTGGACTCTCTGCCTGTCTTCTTCTGTCTGTATATATTCGGTCGTTCTGTCAAGCATTTCGTTGAAACCATGGACAAGTCCTCCCAGCTGGTCCTTTCTTTCGGCTCCTGTTTGCACCCTCACTTCATAATTGCCGTCTCTGACCTGCTGCATAGCTCCGGAGAGAGCAAAAACAGGAGAAAACAGTTTACGAAAACCGATATATGCAATAATGGTTAAAATCAGAGCGATCAAAGCGGTTGCGCCGATTGAATATGCACGCGCCTGATGAAGATTCTGGAACATATATTGTTTGTTTTTCAAAAATCCCACTACCATTCCGAAATTTCTGTAATAAACGGTTTTAAAAGACGCGAGATAGACATTTCCATTATAATTGATTTCCCTTTCAAGAGCTTTATTTTCCGGCAGTTTTTCACTGATTTTACTGTAAAGCTTGTCAAGATTATTGGTTTCTGAAGGTATGATTTCCGAATTGTTTGCCATAGGTGACATCAAAAGGTTGCCGTCGATGTCGTAAACTACTGTGAACCCGCGGTTTTCAAGGCTGCTTTCACCTTCATGGCAGTTGGAGCAGTCCTCCCTGACCGGCTCGTGAAACTTGTGTTTTGTGAATTCTCTGTTGGCGTATGAAAGCAGATAATTTCCGCTTGCCAGGATTGCAATATTACCAACCTTTTCTCCGTTATACGTTAAAGGCGTGTAGTAGACAACATAAGGCAGATTCTGTGTTAGATAGGGTTCAAAAAATATTTCACCTGGCTCAAGGGTTTCAAAGGGCATAATAACCATTTTGAAGTTAGGCATCTGCTCGGTAAATTTTTTATAACCCGTCAATATGTTGCCGTCCTCATCAAGAACGGCTGCACCTTCAATAACCTCGGATTCAGCAACAAGTTCTTCGACAAAGCGGGAGCTTTGGGTCATATCCCCTTCTCCGGCGGCCTCTTCTCCTAAAAAAGGAACAAGTGAAATTGTGTTGAGCCTTCTCTCAACACTTTCATCGTGCTCATGAAGGGCATCACCAAAGTTGCCGATCCGGGTGGTGATATCGTCATAGATGTTGTTAATGATGCTTGTTTTTGACTGGTTATAAACAATCACCGCTGAAAGGGTGGCTGCAATAAAAATAACCAGGATAAATACAACCAGAATTTTTAATTCAAGGGTTTTTTTAGTGGATTTTTCTGCCATAGGGTTCTCCTTGTTAGCTCGTTCTGAAATTAATAAATACTTTATTTATATCCAATATACCGTATAATTCATCATCTATATTAATAAAACCGGAAAAAAGACCTTCTGCCTCTTTATCGGCATAATCCTGTTCCCTGACGTTTATCATGCGAGCTGCTTCATCAGCCAAAAGGCCTATATATTCATTCTCAGTTTCCGTAATAACATATCTGCTTAAACCTGTTCTTCTTACAGTGTCAATTCCGAACTCCACTCTTATGTCGATTATAGGTACTATTTCGCTTCTCAGGTTTACCACACCCAGTACATGGTCCCCGGTACCGGGGACATTTTCAATTGTTTTGTCCAGGTCAATAATTTCCTTGATTTCGTTAACGTCAATCAAAAACGAATAGTCACTCAGTCTACATAACAGATATCTGGCAACAACCCGCTCTTCAGGATCTTCTATTTCTCCTTTTACTTTTTTAAGAAGTTGATCCTTTAGCAATTTAGCAGATCCTTAACAGTTTTTACCATTTCATCCATTTCAAAGGGTTTGACCAAATATTCGTCTGCCCCCTGCTTTTTCCCCCAGAATTTATCACTATCCTGACCTTTGGATGTAACAATGACAACCGGAATATCTTTCATACTTTCGTCTTTCTTAACCTGTCTGCATACCTGGTATCCGTTTTTACCGGGCATAATTATGTCCAGAATTATGCAGTCAAACCTATCCTTTTTAATTGCATCCAAAGCAGCATCCCCGTCCTCTACTTCGGTAACATCAAAACCGGCGCTTTTCAGAGCACTTGACATCATTTCGCGCTCTGTTGAACTGTCATCCGCTAATAATACTTTTAACATTTTACACACCCCTTATATTTTTATAAAACCTGTCAATATTAACGTGCCAAGTGAATTTTTGGCCATTTGTGTATTGTTT
This genomic window contains:
- the purM gene encoding phosphoribosylformylglycinamidine cyclo-ligase — encoded protein: MDYKSSGVDIDAGNDFVNKIKPFVKSTLNANVPGNIGGFAGFYDIAETVGKIKNPLLCSSTDGVGTKLKVAIETGKFDTVGIDLVAMCVNDLIVPGAKPLFFLDYLATSKLNIENMSEVVKGIAAGCREADVALLGGETAEMPGMYSDKDFDLAGFAVGIVDKEKIIDGSGIKESDIVFGLPSTGFHSNGFSLLRKLLKESGYTFEDEFVKGTSVGEMLLEPTKIYVKDVMEMLNSGINIKGMAHITGGGFYENIPRILPPGTGADIYRDKIPQMQCYEFIKNLYSGEERELYRVFNMGIGMVMVVDYADYESFKQFLKKNLISAYEIGRITANKEVRISGVDF
- a CDS encoding response regulator, whose protein sequence is MNSKILLIDDSITIHRVIDLSIDSTQFEVSKVFSAEDAESKLRDFHPDIILLDNKLENVKTSDFIAKIKNATPEAKILLLVGAFDKIGEAEVERLGADGFLVKPFNSSSLEEKLNEYAQEPSQPEEQEEKPETEDKKEYSDTETEEQKEELSVTAESFANSSTEEQKEEEDLTETFDTEFETGQPEEESFLETEDEKKDIFEDIQTEEQTEEPKPEFDKEVKDESFEDIFDDLEKEEEQESKEETSSMEINEDAKAEQPDEEQKEEFGEGLGEESFEDIFDDLENEEADQEPTEETSSIEMSGEIEKEEELSSALDDIVEETSETEEEEIQEEPLLQPEELSPEEETYEPESSPEQIKETAESTEKRYADFNKEAFIDALKSVMDDYKGDLDKAVIKDAVKEALGEDFLKDVIKESLRENLEKVIWEVVPDLSEKLILEEIERLKKGGQENQ
- a CDS encoding hybrid sensor histidine kinase/response regulator, with the protein product MAKINKKELVDFFLMESAEHFEAIQNGLLVLERDPGNWSVIDELFRSAHTIKGSAAMVGFKNVAHIAHSLEDTLDQLRKGNITPEEKLVTFLLDFVEKFNGLINKNKRDLNEQETEDFEKILEENITSEQKQQESKEQTDESSAGEEAYETSEQTELAEEKTQRVESATRKAILENADEKYNKTLDTSYSDEFIRIRLERLDNLLNLVGELITNKNRQTDRVHALKNLGVDLEYTKNRLMNIIKEFEEKYAYSMENLREMPVEDSTFADFSETEFDRYDDFNIFSRRLAEIGNDIVTIINDILTNFTYFTEETDYIGKITDSLQRNLTDIRMVPVDRLFNIALRTVRTASISENKLVNINLSGESIELDKSLIDALNEVIIHIIRNAVSHGIEDRKTRKKYGKNEEGIINLSASRESNIIVFEISDDGEGIDPAKLKDKAVELGILARYDADNMRADKVMDLIFHPGFSTKAGAGDVSGRGVGLDAVKKKIESLGGSIYVNSEKGKGTTFILNVPITLLIADYLVLRENKQLFSIPIIGVHETFEIHPDEIRKIGNHFFYEVRGDIYEIHDLGTLIKQTSQASFKEGNIGILVDGPRKSYVLTVDELIGRETAVTKKMGRFLSGLSYFAGANIGPQGEVRFIIDTIKLMEAKSGTITYKRDTGSEKKTKGINYISNSILVVDDSISVRKYLKKLLSDEYYVDEAVDGVDALRKLETKRYDLVITDLEMPSMNGYELIEHIRTIKGDNLTHIFVLTSRATEKHRMKAMELGANEFIIKPIREQSIMNKVKGVMIERANV
- a CDS encoding chemotaxis protein CheW is translated as MKGLTFRDKDYKFLVDIKNVLHISRYKEIKGELDDFRVVNFGSLFFDEKTENGDIIFVEHEENIVALHVEKVESIENADKIIPFEKELFMVKPILGAVKSENNETCYLIDVEKIIGVDHEQQNITN